In Bacillus cytotoxicus NVH 391-98, the following are encoded in one genomic region:
- a CDS encoding D-alanyl-D-alanine carboxypeptidase family protein, with the protein MDKCKKIMFFVLVICLFFVTPLPLHAETGMEPAPAPGQGPNVFGKFAVSIDAKTGDVLYDKNAHEHAFPASMTKVLTAILLMEHTKPEEQFTLSQAALDQEKSNYQLEFQAGETVDRNTALMILMVLSANDVAYAIGEHIGGSIENFAHMMNEKAKQLGATDSHFVTPNGLHDPNHYTTAYDMAMITRGVQKYPEILQAMNTKRTTVTTSRQTVSIFNKANYFENPYSIGGKTGFTNEARNTLVLLNEKDGNRIINVVMASQKPEIYEDMKQMAEYAFPQFTKQLVLDKNYWHERATYLDRDIDCELEKSAELMLKKGEGKNVKTVFRKAPVDTDSLYERGIHRGEVVGTVDITKNNETIASIHVLSKEDVQFAAAKEKIEKTGQTYSFEGIAACVGIGMIILLLLGIYITRKSKKNAVSEEK; encoded by the coding sequence ATGGATAAATGTAAGAAAATTATGTTTTTTGTTTTGGTGATATGTTTGTTCTTTGTTACCCCGTTACCATTACATGCAGAGACGGGAATGGAGCCAGCACCAGCACCTGGACAAGGTCCAAATGTGTTTGGAAAGTTTGCTGTTTCGATTGATGCGAAGACGGGGGATGTGCTATATGATAAGAATGCACATGAACATGCGTTTCCGGCTAGTATGACAAAGGTATTAACGGCTATTTTACTTATGGAGCATACGAAGCCTGAAGAGCAATTTACACTTTCACAAGCGGCATTAGACCAGGAGAAGAGTAATTATCAACTGGAGTTTCAAGCTGGAGAGACGGTAGATCGGAATACGGCGCTAATGATTTTAATGGTGCTGAGTGCGAATGATGTCGCGTATGCGATAGGGGAGCATATTGGAGGAAGTATAGAAAACTTTGCGCATATGATGAATGAGAAGGCAAAGCAGCTTGGCGCGACGGATAGTCATTTTGTTACACCGAATGGTTTGCACGATCCAAATCATTATACGACCGCATACGACATGGCAATGATTACGAGAGGTGTACAAAAGTATCCTGAAATTTTACAGGCGATGAATACAAAGCGTACGACGGTTACAACTTCTAGACAAACGGTTTCTATTTTTAATAAAGCAAATTATTTTGAGAATCCGTATAGTATTGGTGGAAAGACAGGTTTTACAAATGAAGCACGTAACACGCTTGTTTTATTAAATGAGAAAGATGGAAATCGAATTATTAATGTTGTGATGGCTTCGCAAAAGCCGGAAATCTATGAAGATATGAAGCAGATGGCTGAATATGCATTTCCGCAGTTTACGAAACAGCTCGTACTCGATAAGAATTATTGGCATGAAAGAGCAACGTATTTAGATAGAGATATAGATTGTGAATTAGAGAAAAGTGCAGAACTGATGCTGAAAAAAGGGGAAGGAAAAAATGTAAAAACAGTTTTTCGAAAAGCTCCTGTAGATACAGATTCTTTATATGAAAGAGGAATTCATCGCGGTGAGGTAGTGGGAACTGTAGATATAACAAAGAATAATGAAACGATTGCAAGCATTCATGTTCTTTCAAAAGAAGATGTGCAGTTTGCGGCAGCGAAGGAGAAGATAGAAAAAACGGGACAAACGTATTCTTTTGAAGGGATTGCAGCTTGTGTTGGAATTGGTATGATTATACTTTTATTACTTGGTATATATATTACGAGAAAATCGAAAAAGAATGCGGTTTCAGAAGAAAAATAG
- a CDS encoding DUF3884 family protein, which produces MFKKKIFNAINKIDNVLVPKIYQVKFENNPSIKLEDYPDLYELGEWLSYSTKSWGCHSKLNKVEFENEFFTITNLTENEVKITYGGEGMNPFFPGWRQSVNEKKD; this is translated from the coding sequence ATGTTCAAAAAGAAAATTTTTAATGCAATAAATAAGATCGATAATGTTTTAGTACCTAAAATTTATCAGGTGAAATTTGAGAATAATCCCTCTATTAAACTAGAAGACTACCCTGATTTATATGAATTAGGTGAATGGTTGAGTTATTCTACTAAAAGTTGGGGATGTCATTCTAAACTAAATAAAGTAGAATTTGAGAATGAATTTTTTACAATAACAAATTTAACTGAAAATGAAGTGAAGATTACTTATGGAGGGGAAGGAATGAATCCCTTTTTTCCAGGTTGGCGACAATCTGTCAATGAAAAAAAAGACTAA
- a CDS encoding PH domain-containing protein translates to MDKLPTCINQYLECGEKILAYTNGLYEIDTLGFPYKYGFFIATDKKIIFYTNPPLFPAIMEGFSYKKTYFVASDDKIMFRYVDDFIKAKWIQMGGVKKFREIIKTKATFIPKFI, encoded by the coding sequence ATGGATAAACTTCCTACTTGTATCAATCAATATTTAGAATGTGGAGAAAAAATTCTAGCATATACAAATGGATTATATGAAATAGATACTTTAGGATTTCCTTATAAATATGGATTTTTTATTGCTACGGATAAAAAAATTATATTTTATACAAATCCTCCATTATTTCCTGCAATAATGGAAGGATTTTCTTATAAAAAAACATACTTCGTAGCATCAGATGATAAAATAATGTTTAGGTATGTTGATGACTTTATTAAAGCTAAATGGATTCAAATGGGTGGTGTAAAGAAATTTAGAGAAATTATTAAAACTAAGGCTACCTTTATTCCAAAATTTATTTAA
- a CDS encoding pre-toxin TG domain-containing protein: MPLKKAGAPLHELTVKVDGIYNSVSAHMVEAQKPFSTTYTDMMSGLDVANNIMGAANKLASHKVDIPAATRNIGNIDLRNSLRDFGVPPEKMEAYLAEEKKTNEQISFMLDITPGVGAIKEGTQMIMGKNPLTKEQYGLDDYAWGTLAVVSGGTSKVVGRVFGKVGDLEKKANNLEKAAKNIKYEI; this comes from the coding sequence TTGCCGCTTAAAAAAGCAGGAGCACCATTACATGAACTAACTGTAAAAGTCGACGGGATATATAATAGCGTTTCCGCACATATGGTAGAAGCACAGAAACCATTCTCAACCACTTATACAGATATGATGTCAGGATTAGATGTAGCTAATAATATTATGGGGGCTGCGAATAAATTAGCAAGTCATAAGGTTGATATTCCTGCTGCTACACGTAATATAGGGAATATTGACTTAAGAAATAGTTTGCGAGATTTTGGAGTACCTCCAGAAAAAATGGAAGCGTATCTGGCCGAAGAAAAGAAGACAAATGAACAAATATCATTTATGCTCGATATTACGCCTGGCGTTGGTGCAATAAAAGAAGGCACACAAATGATAATGGGAAAAAATCCTTTAACAAAAGAACAATATGGACTTGATGATTATGCATGGGGTACATTGGCGGTTGTTTCAGGTGGTACATCAAAAGTTGTCGGTCGAGTTTTTGGCAAAGTTGGAGATCTTGAGAAGAAAGCGAACAACCTAGAGAAGGCTGCTAAAAATATAAAATATGAAATATGA
- a CDS encoding transposase: MIQDFLSIVREKRAEGLANWLITYKDIPFPAIRTFINYAEKDVKAITAACSLSFSNGITEGHINRLKTIKRMMYGRASSKL, from the coding sequence ATGATTCAAGATTTCCTATCTATTGTTCGTGAAAAACGAGCTGAAGGCTTAGCAAATTGGCTTATAACATATAAAGATATTCCATTTCCCGCCATTCGAACGTTTATAAATTATGCGGAGAAAGACGTAAAAGCAATTACTGCAGCATGTTCTCTTTCATTTAGTAACGGCATAACAGAAGGACATATTAATCGACTTAAAACAATCAAACGAATGATGTATGGACGTGCGAGTAGCAAACTATAA
- a CDS encoding Rap family tetratricopeptide repeat protein: MNASLKGNEQITQLLNDWYVEIRARRIENAHKLKEEINTNIQTIEEDQNLFIYYSLLNFRYQYLVDSLSISKDSFKQNDSFAIPADNFLAYYYHFFKAIHSNITGSHTIAKMHYEKAEELLKHIPDEIEKAEFYYELAIFYCHTQKYLLTINYLTKAKEVFSRHKGYELKVAFCNNLYGLACTHLKEYELAEEHFLSAIDTFQKEKQDSYILIVRHNLGLMYANQNLSSLAIRYLSEVNQKLTTDYKAIFIQAREHFKLGETNIASNLIEKGLNICNNLCNKGYIHHFTILKLLNDNASTEDLEKIVVEGLSYFEKEELYEYVEEYAEKLALKFYQEDNYSKASKYFYTVSKAKDKNFKKGALK, encoded by the coding sequence ATGAACGCTTCATTAAAGGGGAATGAACAAATCACACAGTTATTAAATGATTGGTATGTAGAGATTCGTGCTAGACGAATAGAGAATGCACACAAATTAAAAGAAGAGATTAATACTAACATCCAAACTATTGAGGAAGACCAAAACCTATTCATATACTATTCTCTTCTTAATTTTAGATATCAATATTTGGTCGATAGCTTAAGCATCTCTAAAGATAGCTTTAAACAAAATGATTCTTTTGCAATACCGGCAGATAACTTCTTAGCATATTATTACCACTTTTTTAAGGCAATTCATTCAAATATAACTGGCAGTCACACTATTGCTAAAATGCACTACGAAAAAGCTGAAGAACTTTTAAAACATATACCAGATGAAATTGAAAAAGCTGAATTCTATTATGAATTAGCTATTTTCTATTGTCACACTCAAAAGTATCTTCTTACGATTAATTATTTAACGAAAGCTAAAGAAGTGTTCTCTAGGCATAAAGGATATGAATTGAAAGTTGCTTTTTGTAATAATCTATATGGACTAGCATGTACCCATTTAAAAGAGTATGAATTAGCAGAGGAACATTTTCTTTCTGCAATAGATACATTCCAAAAAGAAAAGCAAGACTCTTATATTTTAATTGTGCGTCACAATCTCGGTTTAATGTATGCAAACCAAAATCTTTCTAGTCTAGCTATCCGCTATCTATCTGAAGTCAATCAAAAGTTAACAACTGATTACAAGGCCATTTTCATTCAAGCTAGAGAGCATTTCAAACTAGGGGAAACAAATATTGCTTCAAATTTAATTGAAAAGGGATTAAATATTTGTAATAATTTATGTAATAAGGGCTATATACATCATTTTACAATTTTAAAACTACTGAACGATAATGCCTCTACAGAAGATTTAGAAAAAATTGTTGTAGAAGGATTATCCTATTTCGAAAAAGAAGAATTATATGAGTATGTGGAAGAATATGCTGAAAAGTTAGCATTAAAATTCTATCAAGAAGACAATTACTCAAAAGCAAGCAAATATTTTTATACAGTCAGCAAAGCTAAAGATAAAAATTTTAAAAAAGGAGCATTAAAATGA
- a CDS encoding TIGR04197 family type VII secretion effector gives MGQFQSNFQTAKQIATQMGNAGDTIQNATNHSIKKATRTTLSVNSKAQEANQQAVNNIHSVAQEFERMDHELHNTFR, from the coding sequence ATGGGACAATTTCAAAGTAATTTTCAAACGGCAAAACAAATTGCTACTCAAATGGGGAATGCTGGGGATACCATTCAAAATGCAACAAATCATTCTATAAAAAAGGCGACGCGTACAACACTATCTGTTAATTCCAAAGCACAAGAGGCGAACCAACAAGCGGTGAATAATATTCATTCGGTAGCCCAAGAGTTCGAGAGAATGGATCATGAACTTCACAATACTTTTCGCTAA